The following are from one region of the Juglans regia cultivar Chandler chromosome 10, Walnut 2.0, whole genome shotgun sequence genome:
- the LOC108996648 gene encoding uncharacterized protein LOC108996648 isoform X2: MPKTEIVLNGRKTPPSLVDLCVKTAIDNVRYLGDVGETDLDLLDRILPHCTVDQLMHVEKCSEGRDLSPVTDKLWKKFYEKQFGAKNTVHVVERMAKSLKSYKWIHLYEAKSEDIVEHEKKAAARIKQLYNKETARKQSRQVQLCAKVPPSKNKRSFYGGSGPGHNVSHLRNNLMKKSKIELLNSREVKNLAAMKKNTYQRNDGASPMMKAAQFSGKDSATTSKLFKPVHRGI; encoded by the exons ATGCCTAAGACAGAGATCGTGTTGAATGGAAGGAAAACGCCTCCGTCATTAGTGGATCTATGTGTTAAGACGGCAATAGATAATGTAAGGTACCTTGGGGATGTTGGTGAAACAGATCTTGATCTCCTTGACCGAATTTTACCACACTGTACAGTTGACCAATTGATGCACGTGGAGAAGTGCTCAGAA gGAAGAGATCTAAGTCCAGTTACTGACAAGTTGTGgaagaaattttatgaaaagcAGTTTGGTGCAAAAAACACAGTGCACGTAGTGGAGAGGATGGCCAAAAGTTTAAAGTCATATAAATGGATACATTTGTATGAG GCAAAATCAGAAGACATTGTTGAGCATGAGAAGAAGGCAGCTGCCAGAATTAAGCAACTATACAATAAAGAAACTGCAC GAAAACAGAGTCGGCAAGTGCAGCTTTGCGCCAAGGTTCcaccttcaaaaaataaaagaagcttTTACGGAG GTAGTGGACCTGGCCACAATGTTTCACACCTTAGGAACAACTTGATGAAGAAGTCAAAAATAGAACTTCTTAACAG TCGTGAGGTGAAGAATCTTGCAGCTATGAAGAAAAATACATACCAGAGAAATGATGG TGCCTCTCCCATGATGAAAGCAGCTCAGTTCTCTGGGAAGGATTCTGCTACGACTTCTAAACTTTTCAAGCCTGTACATAGAGGAATTTAG
- the LOC108996648 gene encoding uncharacterized protein LOC108996648 isoform X1 translates to MPKTEIVLNGRKTPPSLVDLCVKTAIDNVRYLGDVGETDLDLLDRILPHCTVDQLMHVEKCSEGRDLSPVTDKLWKKFYEKQFGAKNTVHVVERMAKSLKSYKWIHLYEAKSEDIVEHEKKAAARIKQLYNKETARKQSRQVQLCAKVPPSKNKRSFYGGSGPGHNVSHLRNNLMKKSKIELLNRIPKIFFLFLSSSREVKNLAAMKKNTYQRNDGASPMMKAAQFSGKDSATTSKLFKPVHRGI, encoded by the exons ATGCCTAAGACAGAGATCGTGTTGAATGGAAGGAAAACGCCTCCGTCATTAGTGGATCTATGTGTTAAGACGGCAATAGATAATGTAAGGTACCTTGGGGATGTTGGTGAAACAGATCTTGATCTCCTTGACCGAATTTTACCACACTGTACAGTTGACCAATTGATGCACGTGGAGAAGTGCTCAGAA gGAAGAGATCTAAGTCCAGTTACTGACAAGTTGTGgaagaaattttatgaaaagcAGTTTGGTGCAAAAAACACAGTGCACGTAGTGGAGAGGATGGCCAAAAGTTTAAAGTCATATAAATGGATACATTTGTATGAG GCAAAATCAGAAGACATTGTTGAGCATGAGAAGAAGGCAGCTGCCAGAATTAAGCAACTATACAATAAAGAAACTGCAC GAAAACAGAGTCGGCAAGTGCAGCTTTGCGCCAAGGTTCcaccttcaaaaaataaaagaagcttTTACGGAG GTAGTGGACCTGGCCACAATGTTTCACACCTTAGGAACAACTTGATGAAGAAGTCAAAAATAGAACTTCTTAACAG GATACCTAagattttcttcctcttcctttcgAGCAGTCGTGAGGTGAAGAATCTTGCAGCTATGAAGAAAAATACATACCAGAGAAATGATGG TGCCTCTCCCATGATGAAAGCAGCTCAGTTCTCTGGGAAGGATTCTGCTACGACTTCTAAACTTTTCAAGCCTGTACATAGAGGAATTTAG